The genomic DNA TTCGACAAGGTGGACATCGAGAAGCTGGTGCAGACGGTGTCGGACGCGACCTGCCGCACCTTCATCCTGCCGGAGAACGTGCGCGGGAAGATCTCCATCCTCGGCCCGGAGAACGGGCGCGTGGAGGTGGACGCGGATCAGTTCTACGCCGCCTTCCTCGCGGCGCTCGACGCCAACGGACTGTCCGTCTACCAGCACGGCCGCTTCCTCAAGATCGTGGACAAGCGCGCCGCCAAGCAGAACCCCATCCCCACGCTCCTGGACGATGAGGCCGGCTACACGACCAACGAGCAGATGATCACCAAGCTGTTCCGCATCAAGAACGTGGAGGTGGAACCTCTGCGCGGCGTGCTGCAGCAGCTCGTGTCCAAGGACGGCGACACCATCCCGTACCCGCCGGACATCATCATCATCAACGACGTGGGCTCCAACGTGCGCCGCCTGGAGCGCATCATCGACCAGTTGGACACGCGCTCGGCCAGTGACGAGGTGCGCATCATCCAGGTGCAGTACGCGACGGCGCAGGACATCGCCGCCACGGTGCAGAAGCTCTTCGAGCAGAAGGGCGGCGCGCCGGGCGGACAGGTCAGCCGTGGCCCCCGCGGCACCCCGGCGGTGATGACGCCCCCGGGCGGCTCCATGGGCGAGACCATGCCCACGGTGGGCCCCACGGGCTCGGAGGGCGCGGGCGGACCGGTGACGTTTTCCCAGATGATCCCCGACGAGCGCACCAACAAGCTCATCGTGGTGGCCAGCCCCGCCGCCTTCGAGCGCATCCAGAGCCTCGTGCGCGAGCTGGACATCCCCACCGCGGGCACGGAGAAGATCAACGTCTACCCGCTGGAGAACGCCAACTCGGAGGAGCTCGCGAGCACCCTGCAGACGCTCTCCCAGGGCAACACCTCCACCCCTGGCCGGCGCCCCGTCCCCGTCCCCACCGCGCCGGGCGTGCCCCGCCCCGCGGGCGCCACGGGCGCCGCCGAGCTCTTCTCCGGCGAGGTGAAGATCTCCGCGGACAAGGGCACCAACTCGCTCGTCATCATCGCGAGCCAGAGCGACTACCGCAGCCTCGTGAAGGTCATCCGCCAGCTGGACAAGCCGCGGCGCCAGGTGTTCGTCGAGGCGGTCATCATGGAAGTCAACCTGGACCGCAACAACGACTTCGGGTTGAACCTGCACAGCGGCTACTCGCTGGCCACGCCGCTGGGCACGGGCTCGGGCCTGCTCGGCACGAAGTACACCTCCTCGGGCCTGCCTCCGTCCTTCTCGCTGGCCAACCTGGCCAGCTTCGGCGGCTTCCTCGCCGGTCTCCAGGGCCCCGTCATCCCGGAGCTCAAGGCGCTGGGCATCGACATCCCCTCCTTCGGCCTCGTGCTGCACGCCTTCCAGCAGAGCTCGGACGTGAACGTGCTCTCCACGCCCCACCTGCTCACCAGCGACAACGAGGAGGCGGAGATCACCGTCGGCCAGAACGTGCCCTTCCAGTCCGGCTTCAACCCCACGTCGCTGGGCACCGGCTCGGGCCTGGGCACGGGGCTCGGCGGCACCACGGGCGTCGGCTCGCTGCTGGGCTCCCTCGGCGGCCTGGGCAGCCTCTACGCCCCCATCACCCGCCAGAACGTGGAGCTCAAGCTCACCATCAAGCCGCAGATCAACGAGAGCGACTTCATCCGCATGGCCATCACCGAGCAGACGGAGGAGATCGCCTCCACGGACCCCGTGCTCGGCCCCACCACCTCCAAGCGCAGCGCCAAGACGACGGTGGTCGCCAAGGATCAGGAGACGGTGGTCATCGGCGGCATCATGCAGGAGCGCACCATCGAGTCCGTGTCCAAGGTCCCGGTGCTGGGAGACATCCCGCTGCTCGGCCACCTGTTCCGCTCGAACAACCAGCGCAAGGCGAAGACGAACCTGCTCTTGTTCCTCACGCCCTACATCATCCGGGAGCAGTCGGACTTCCGGCGCATCTTCCAGCGCAAGATGGCCGAGCGGCAGCAGTTCGTGGAGCAGTTCTACGGCCAGGTGGCCGGCTACGACGTGCCCGTGGACTTCAGCCGCAAGAGCGGGCCCCTGGGCCGCATGCGGCGGGTGCTCACCACCGAGGAGCAGAAGATCGAGAATGGCGGCCCCGGACAGGCCGGTGAGCGCATCCTGCGGCCGTCCGGTGGCTCGAGCGCCCCCTCGCCCGGGTCCCCCGCCAGGGAAGTCTCGCCGGGCCCGGAGGGTTCCATGACTCCAGCCCCAACGGAGGAGCCCGCGGTGGTGCCGCCTCCGTACACCCCGCCTCCTCCGGAGAATCCGGAGGAGCTTCGCATCCAGCCGGGTACCGGAGACCAGGGATAGCCCATGAGCCTGCTCGCAGACGCCCCCCCCGCCTCGCCCATCGCGGACGCCACCCAGGTGGTCTCCCACGGCCCCGCCTTCCTGTGTGGACGGCCGCTGGGGGAGATCCTCCGCCACACGAGTGGCCTCTCGGAGGACAAGCTCCAGGAGGCGCTGCAGCACCAGGCCGAGAAGGGCGGCCGGCTCGGGGAGATCCTCGTGGCCCAGAAGATCCTCACCGAGGAGGACGTGGCCAAGGCGCTCGGCCTCCAGCTGGATCTGCCCTACCTCGCGCGCATCTTCGTGGAGGAGGTCAACCCGGAAGTCATCAAGCGGGTGCCCATCAACTTCGCCAAGACGGTGCGCATCCTCCCCCTGTTCGAGGAGGAGGAGGCCGTGGTGATCGCGGTGGCGGATCCCCTGGACACCACCGTGTTGGATCACGTGCGGATGCTGCTGGGCAAGGACGTCCACCCGCGCATCGCCCTGGGCTCCACCATCACGGACGCCATCAACAGCGTCTACGACCGCGCCACGAACGAGGCCGAGCAGCTGGTGGACCAGTTGCACGCGGAGAACCTGGACTCCATCGCCCAGGAGATCGACGAGGCCAAGGACATCCTCGACGACGAGGGCGACGAGGCCCCCATCATCCGGCTCGTCAACTCGGTGCTCTTCCGCGCCGCCAAGGAGCGCGCGAGCGATATCCACATCGAGCCCATGGAGCGCGAGCTCATGGTGCGCTTCCGGGTGGACGGCGTGCTGCAGGAGATCATCAAGCCGCCCAAGCGCTACCAGAGCGCCATCGTCAGCCGCGTGAAGGTCATGGGGCAGCTGAACATCGCGGAGAAGCGCCTGCCGCAGGACGGCCGCATCCGCATCAAGCTGGCCGGCCGCGACATCGACATCCGTCTGTCCACCATCCCCACCACGTATGGCGAGCGCATCGTCATGCGTCTGCTCGACAAGAACACGACGCTCCTGGACCTGACCGAGCTGGGCATGGCGTCCCAGATGCTCGAGCAGATGGAACACGTCATCCGCCGCCCGCACGGCATCGTCCTGGTGACGGGCCCCACCGGTAGCGGCAAGACGACCACGCTCTACGGCGCGCTCTCGCGCATCAACACCCCAGACCTCAACATCCTCACCGTCGAGGACCCGGTGGAATACCAGCTCAAGGGCATTGGCCAGATGGCCATCAGCCCGAAGATCGGCCTGACGTTCGCCCAGGGGCTGCGCTCCTTCCTGCGTCAGGACCCGGACGTCATCATGGTGGGCGAAATCCGCGACAAGGAGACGGCGGAAATCGCCATCCAGGCGTCGCTCACGGGCCACCTGGTGTTCTCCACGGTCCACACCAATGACGCGGCGAGCGCCATCACCCGTCTGGTGGACATGGGCGTGGAGCCCTTCCTCGTGGCCTCGTCCCTCACGGGCATCCTCGCCCAGCGCCTCGTGCGCCGCGTGTGCCCGGACTGCCGCGTGCAGTACTCGCCCACCGACGAGGAGCTCAAGGAGATTGGCCTCAACCGGGTGACGCTGCGCGAGCGCCACGGCGTGGACAAGATCTACAAGGCAGCCGGCTGCCCCTCGTGCAGCCAGAACGGCTACCGCGGCCGTACGGGCATCTACGAGCTCCTGCTCGTGGACGACACCGTGCGCCAGCTCGCCCTCAAGAACGTGGACTCCTCCACCATCAAGAAGGCCGCTGTCGGCAACGGCATGCGCACGCTCCTGGATGACGGCGCCCGGAAGATCGCCATGGGCGAGACGACGATCGCCGAGGTGCTGAGCATCACCCAGGAAGACCTCTAAGGATCCCCCTCCATGCCAGTCTTCGAGTACAAGGCCCTGGATTCGGCCGGAAAAACCATCCGCGGGATGTTGGAGGCGGACTCCCCGAAAACCTTGCGCTCGCAGCTGCGCAAGGACAACAAGTTCCTCACCGAGGTCATCGGTCAGGCGGAGGGCGGCCGCGGCACGCCCAAGGGCGCCACCTCCGCCTCCGCCAGCCGCGACGTGAACTTCGGCAAGATGGCGCGCGGCCGCATCACCACGGACGACATCGCCATCACCACGCGCCAGCTCGCCACGCTGCTGGGCGCGGGCGTGACGCTGGTGGAAGCGCTCACCGCGCTCGTGGATCAGGTGGAGAAGGAGCGCCTGAAGATCATCCTGTCGGATGTGAAGGGCCGCGTGAACGAGGGCTCGTCCCTCGCCGACGCGCTCGCCATCCACCAAAAAGTCTTTGGCTCGCTCTACGTCAACATGATCCGCGCGGGCGAGCACTCGGGCGCGCTCGACACGGTGCTCCTGCGGCTGGCCGACTTCACCGAGAGCCAGTCCAAGCTGCAGCAGAAGATCATCGGCACCATGACCTACCCGGCCATCATGGTGCTGGTGGGCGTGGGCATCCTCACCCTGCTGATGGTGGTGGTCATCCCGAAGGTGACGAAGATCTTCACCACCATGAAGGCCACCCTGCCCTGGACCACGCGCCTGCTCATCTGGGCGAGCACCTTCCTGCAGGACTGGTGGTTCATCATCTTCCCGGTACTCGCGGGCATCATCTTCGCCCTGACGTCGTACTTTCGCAGCCCCAAGGGCAAGCCCGTGTGGGACCGCTTCGCGCTCAAGGCCCCCATCTTCGGCGGCCTGTTGCGCATGCTCGCCATCTCCCGCTTCGCCCGCACGCTCGCCACCCTGCTCAAGAGCGGCGTGCCCCTCTTGACGGCCATGGACATCACCAAGGCGGTGGTGACCAACTCCATCCTGTCGGACGTGGTGGAGAAGGCCCGGGACGCCATCCGCGAGGGCGAGAGCATCGCCACGCCCATCAAGCGCTCGGGCGAGTTCCCGCCGCTCGTCTACCACATGATCTCGATTGGCGAGCGCTCCGGCCAGCTCGAGGACATGCTCATGTCCGTGGCGGACAGCTACGAGAACCAGGTGAACGTGCGCATCGGCGCCCTCACCTCCATGCTCGAGCCGCTGCTGACCGTGGTGATGGGCGTGATGATTGCATTCGTGGCCTTCTCGGTCCTGATGCCGATCCTGCAGGTGAACTCGGCCATCCGGTAACACGAAGGAGTTCGCGCGATGAATGACACGCTCGACCGGTGGATCCAGCGCGTCACCCTCGCGGCGCTGCTCGCCCTGACGGCGGCGCTGCTCACGGTGGGGGTGCTCCTGTACGCCCCCCGGACGCCGCCGCCCCAGGACATTTTGACAGGAACCCACCGCTAACGGCCCGCTGACGTGCCGAAAAGTCACGAGAGGATGCACATGAGCGACAAGAAGACGCAGCAGCAGAAGCTCCGCCGCCGCCGCCGCGGCATGACCCTCATCGAGATCATGGTGGTCATCACCATCCTCGGCCTCATCATGGCCGCGGTGGGTGTGTCCGTGATTCCCAAGCTGGAAGAGGCCAAGCAGGACACGGCCCGCATGGACATCAAGACCATCCAGAACGCGATGAAGCTCTACTACACCAAGAAGGGCAAGTACCCGGACACGGGCACGGGCCTCAAGGCGCTGGTGGACACGAACAACCTGGAAAAGATCCCCGTCGACCCGTGGGGCAACGAGTACATCTACATGAACGAGGGCGGCAAGCCCGTCATCTCGTCCTACGGCGCGGACGGCACCCAGGGCGGCGAGGGCCCCGACGCGGACATCTCCTCGCGCGACGCCACGGCCCAGAAGTAGCAAGCAAGACAACCCCGAGGAACACGACCCATGACGCCCGAACACGCCGCCCCCACCCAGCCGCGCACCGAGCCAGAGGTACGCCCGACGCGCAAGGGGCGGTTCATCGTGGCGGGCGTCATCCTCGCGGCCACCGCGGGAGCCTTCGGCATCGCCCGGCTCACCTTCGACAAGACGCTCTCTCCGCTGCAGCGCCAGGCGCGCGCGGAGATCCGCGGCCTGGAGGGCTACTTCAAGTCCTTCCACCGCATCACCGGGCGCTTTCCCTCGCAGGCGGAGAACTTCTATCCGCTCCTGCAGGTGGGGCTCATCAAGGAGATCCCCATGGATCCCTGGGGGCGGCCCTACCAGTACCGCATGAGCGAGCGGGGCAACGGCTACATCATGACCTACGGCGCGGATGGCGTGCGCGGGGGAAAGGGTGACGCCGCGGACCTGGTCAGCGGGGGCGTGTTGAGCAACACCGAGGAGGGACCCGAGGAGCAGGCGAAGGAAGGCACGCCATGACGCGCCGCGAGCGGGGAATGACCCTCATCGAGATGTCCATCGCGCTCGGTATCGCCGCGGTGCTGTTCGCCGCCGTGACCGTGTCCGTGGGCTCCATCACCGGCGCCAAGGCCAAGGCCTCCGCCAGTGAGCTGGCCGGCGCCATCCGCTCGCTGTACGACACCGCCGCGCTCAGCGGCAAGACGTGCCGTCTGGTGTTCGAGCTGGCGGATCCCAAGGCGGACGAGGGCGTCACGCGCTACCACGCCGAGTGCGCCGCCGGAAACGTCACCACCTCGCGCGACCGCGACACGCTGCTGCGCGAGGACGATCGCGCCCTCGACGACGCGCGCAAGGGCAAGACCAAGAGCGACCCGCGCCGCAACTTCACGCGGGGCAGCGACGGCGAGCCCGGCCTGGACGAGCTGATGGCGCAGGAGGAGAGCCGGGTGGACAACGCCGCGCGCTTCTCCGCGTTCACCTCCGAGGAGATCAAACCCCAGCGGTTGCCGTCCGGGGTGGGCATCTCCGTGTGGACGCGCCAGCAGCGCGAGCCCGCCGACAAGGGCGTGGCCTACCTGTACTTCTTCCCCCAGGGCTTCACGGAGAAGGCCCAGGTCTACGTGCGCCAGGGCGAGAACGTCTGGACGCTCGTGCTCTCGCCCCTGACCGGCAAGGTCAACATCGTGGGCGAGGCGCTGGAGGTTCCCCGGTCATGAGACGCACGCGCGGCTTCACGCTGCTCGAGACGGTCGTGGCGCTCGCCATCCTGGCGCTCGCGCTCATGGCCATCTTCGACATCAACTCCGGCGCGGTGGCCAACCACGCCTACGCCAAGAAGCTCACCGTGGCCACGCTCCTGGCCCGCTCGAAGATGACGGACATCGAGCAGAAGCTCTACGACGAGGGCTTCTCCAACGATGACCAGGAGGAGTCGGGCGACTTCTCCGAGGAGGGCTGGGACAACTTCAAGTGGCGCGCGAAGATCGTCGCGCCGCGCACGGACGGCGTGTCGCCCGAGCAGCTCATCGGCGCCATCTTCAACCTGCCCATCGGCACGGGCGGAGACCTGAGCGGCATCGCGTCCATGTTCGGGGGCGGGGGCGGCACGGACGACAAGAGCGGCGGCTCGCAGACGACCACCGCCAACCCCATGGCGGGCGCGGCCATGGGCATGGCCCAGCCCATGTTCACCCAGATGGTGCAGCAGATCACCCAGACCGTGCGCGAGCTGCACCTGACCGTGTACTGGCGGGACGGCACCCAGGTGGAGAGCCTGGACCTGGTCACCCATATGGTGTCGCTGGGCGCGGGCTCGGATCGCAACGGGGGCTTCACGCCCAGCAACGGCACCCAGCCCGACTCGTACAACAACGCGTACGTGAACCCCGCCACGGGCCAGGTCGTCTCCAACCCCACCCGGGGCCCGGATGGCCGGATGGTGGATCCCGCGACCGGACAGCCCGTGGTGCCCCGGCCGGACTTCGACCGCCAGAGGGGGAGGCGCTGATGAACCGCTTCGCGCGCCGGGGCTTCACGCTCCTGGAGATCATGATCGCCGTGGCCATCACCGCGCTGATGGGCGCCATGGTGGGCATGGCCTTCCAGACGGGCTTTCACGCCAAGGAAGTGATCGAGGAGGAGGCGGACCACTACCGCATGCTGCGCGCGGCCATGAACCGCATGGCGCGGGAGATTGGCTCCGCGTACGTGAGCGACCGGTACGATCCCACGCGCTACCGCGACCAGAACGATCGGCCCAGCAACTTCATTGGCGAGTCGGACCAGCTCACCTTCACGACCTTCGCGCACCAGCGCCTGTACACGGACGTCAAGGAGTCCGACCAGGCGGTGGTGGAGTACTCGATCAAGACGTCCACGGAGAAGGGGGCCAACGGCCGCATGGATTTGATGCGCCGGGAGAACCCGAACGTCGATGACCGCATGGACCGGGGCGGGAGCACGGACGTGCTCTTCGAGGGAGCCAAGAAGATCGAGTTCGCCTACTGGGACAGCCAGCGCAAGGAATGGGAGGACGAGTGGGACACGCGCCGCACGGAGAAGAAGTCCATCCTCCCCACGCGGGTGCGCATCACCCTCACCGCCCTGGACGAGAACGGCAAGGAAGTGCGTTACACCACCCAGACTCGAGTGATGCTCAACACGGAGTTGCCCAGGTACTGACGATGAAGAACGCCTCCCCCCGCCGCAAGCAACGGTCCCAGCGCCGCCAGCGCGGCGTGGCGCTCATCATCGCCGTGGTGTCCATCACCCTGCTCACCGTGGTGGCCACCGAGTTCGCGTACAACACCCGCGTGGACCTCCAGCTGGCCACCAATCAGCGTGACGAGGTGCAGGCCCTCTACATGGCCCGCTCCGGCGTGGCGCTCTCCCGGCTGCTGCTGCGCTTCCAGAAGCAGGTGGACCAGACGCCCATCCCCAACATCGGCAGCATGCTCAGCCAGTTCACCGGCGGGGGCACGACGGCGCCCGGAGGGCAGCAGCCCGCGTCCTCGCTCAACATCCAGCTCTGGAAGCTGGCGCGCGTGGACTGCCACATGCTCAAGGGGTTGGTGCCGGGCGGCGGGGAAGGCGAGGAGGAGTCGAGCACGCCGGGGCCCGCGCTGCACGAGGACGAGGACTCGGACATCGCGGCCGCGCTGGCCGAAGCGCCGGCGAAGCGCTCCTTCGGCTCCTTCAACGGCTGCTTCCTGTCCACCATCTCCGACGAGGAGGAGAAGCTCAACCTGCAGCGGCTCAACGCGGGCCAGGGCGACGCGTTGCCCACCGCCATGCGGCTCATGGACCTGCTGGGCGACAAGCGCTTCGAGTTCCTGTTCTCCCGCGATGACGCCAACAAGGTGCGAGTGACTCCCCAGGACGTCGTCATCGCCATCAAGGATTGGATGGATGAAAACAAGACGACTTCCGCGTTGGATCTGGTGTCCGCGGCGGGCCCGTTCGTCGATGGCTTCTCCGACGAGGGCTCGGCCTACAGCCGCTATGATCCGCGCTACGAGCCGAAGAACGCGCGCTTCGACAGCATCGACGAGCTGTACCGGGTGCACGGGGTGAACGACCGCTTCATGGCGGCGTTCCGGGACCGGCTCACCGTGTACCCGGACCAGAACGCCAAGCCCAACGTCAACACGGATGATCCGTTGATGATGTACATGGCCATCCTGTCGGCGGCGGACCCCGCGCGGCCCGATCCCCGGCTGAGGGATCCCGTCTTCGTGCAGGAGCTCATCAGCCGCATCCGCGCCGCGCGCGCCTTCAGCTTCTTCGGCACGGGCGTGGCGGACTTCGTGAGCGCCATCGAGGGCGCGGGCATCGCCGTCAACCCGACCATCAAGGCCAACGTGGCGGGCAACCGCTTCCTGGGCGACAAGAGTACGACATTCACCATCAAGTCCGTGGGAGAGGCGGGGTCGGTGCAGAAGACCCTCACCGCCGTCATCCGCCTGGACGACGGGCTCGGAAAGCTCGTGTACTGGAGAGAGGAATAGCAATGGCCCGGATTCTCGGTCTGGACCTGGGCAGCCACTCGGTGAAGGGGCTGCTGATCGACACGAACGCACGAAGCTCGGCCGTGAAGGCGTGGGCCGAGGTGCGCCGCGCGGAGGGCGAGCGGCAGGAGACGCTGCGCACCGCGCTGCGGGAGCTGCTCGGCCGCCCCGAGCTGAGCAATCCCGACCATGTGGTGGTGGCGCTGCCCGGCCCTTCCCTGGTGACGCACCAGCTCGCCCTGCCCTTCTCGGATCCCAAGCGGATCGACGCCACCATCTCCTTCGAGGTGGCCAGCCAGCTGCCGTTCGACCTGGAGGAGGCCGTCTTCGACTACCAGGTCGCCTCGCAGGTGAAGGACAAGGGCAGTGAGCTGCTGGTGGGCGTGGTGCGCCGCCAGGAGCTGGCCACGCTCATGGCGCTGCTCAACGAGCTGGGCGTGGACCCGCGCGTGGTGACGCACCCGGGCATCACGTACCAGAACCTGCTCTTGCAGCAGGAGGTCTCCGACGAGGCGGTGGCCATCGTGGACATCGGCCACGAGCGCACGACGCTGGCCATTGGCCGGCCCGGCGTGGGCGTGGAGTTCGCGCGCACCTTCTCCGGCGGCGGCGTGAACCTCAGCCGCGCGCTGGCCACCGAGTTCCAGACGCCCCTGCAGGAGGCCCACCACTGGAAGGAAGCGCACGGAGCGCTGGCGAGCGCCGCCCAGGCCCAGGGCCCCGAGGGCGAGCGCGCCGCCACGGCGTTCGTGCGCGGTCTACAGCCGGTGCTGCGCGAGCTGCGTCCGTCCTTCAAGTCCTTCACCGCGCGCGCCCGCCGTCCGGTGAGCGCCGTGCTGCTGTGCGGTGGAACGGCCCGCATGCCCGGCCTCGCCGAGCAGTTGGGCAAGGACCTCGGGCTGCCCACGCGCGTGCTGACGCTGCCGTTCGGGGCCTCGGCGAACCTGCCCGAGGCGGAGCAGCCGGTGGCGATGCAGGCGTACTCGCTCGCGCTGCGCGGACAGGCCTCGGGGGCCAAGGCGCCGCGCTTCAACCTGCGCCGGGGCGAGTTCGCCTTCAAGGGCGACTACGACTACCTCAAGGACAAGGTGGGACTGCTCGCCTCGTTCGCCGCCACCCTGCTGCTGCTGCTCATCGCCAGCGGCGTGGTGCGCAACTCCGTGCTCGCGCGGCGCGAGGCCCAGGTGGACCGGGTGCTGTGCGACGTCACCCAGCGCATCCTCGGCTCCTGCGAGAAGAACTACGACATCGCGCTCAACCGGCTCAAGGGCGTGGAGAGCCCCACCTCGGCGCTGCCGAAGATGTCCGCCGTCAACCTGCTGGCGGAGATGACGCAGCGGGTGCCCGCGGACGTGCCGGTGACGTTCGACCGCATCGACATCGATCTGGAGCGCATCAGCGTGCGCGGCGTGACGGACAGCTCCAAGCAGATCGACACCATCGCCGCCGCCATCCGGGGCCACCGCTGCTTCAAGGAAGTGAAGGAGGGCAAGGTGGAGAAGACCCGCGAGGGCAACAAGGTGTCCTTCCGCCTGGACATCCAGGTGCAATGCGACGATCAGGCCCAGGCCTCGAGGGAGGGCTAGCACATGGACAAGCTTCGGGAATTGCTCAACGACGCGAAGGCCTGGTTCGAGCGGCTGACGAGCCGCGAGCGCAACATGGTGATGGCCACGGGCGGCGCGGTGCTCGCCTTCGCGCTCTTCCTCATCCTCTTCTCCTTCTCCAATACGGCCAGCGCCTACCGCAAGCGCACGGACCAGAAGCTCGGCAAGCTGCGCGAGGTGCAGGTGCTCGCGGCGAGCTACCGCGAGGCCACCCAGGAGCGCCAGGGCGTGGAGCAGCAGCTCACGGGCAGCAACGTGCGCCTCATCAGCTACGTGGAGGAGAAGGCCACGCTCGCCGGGCTCAGCGTGCCCAACATGACGCCCAAGAACGACGTGAACCTGGGTGACGGGCAGATCGTCGAGAGCTCGGTGGAGCTGACCTTCAC from Melittangium boletus DSM 14713 includes the following:
- the gspF gene encoding type II secretion system inner membrane protein GspF, coding for MPVFEYKALDSAGKTIRGMLEADSPKTLRSQLRKDNKFLTEVIGQAEGGRGTPKGATSASASRDVNFGKMARGRITTDDIAITTRQLATLLGAGVTLVEALTALVDQVEKERLKIILSDVKGRVNEGSSLADALAIHQKVFGSLYVNMIRAGEHSGALDTVLLRLADFTESQSKLQQKIIGTMTYPAIMVLVGVGILTLLMVVVIPKVTKIFTTMKATLPWTTRLLIWASTFLQDWWFIIFPVLAGIIFALTSYFRSPKGKPVWDRFALKAPIFGGLLRMLAISRFARTLATLLKSGVPLLTAMDITKAVVTNSILSDVVEKARDAIREGESIATPIKRSGEFPPLVYHMISIGERSGQLEDMLMSVADSYENQVNVRIGALTSMLEPLLTVVMGVMIAFVAFSVLMPILQVNSAIR
- a CDS encoding general secretion pathway protein GspK: MKNASPRRKQRSQRRQRGVALIIAVVSITLLTVVATEFAYNTRVDLQLATNQRDEVQALYMARSGVALSRLLLRFQKQVDQTPIPNIGSMLSQFTGGGTTAPGGQQPASSLNIQLWKLARVDCHMLKGLVPGGGEGEEESSTPGPALHEDEDSDIAAALAEAPAKRSFGSFNGCFLSTISDEEEKLNLQRLNAGQGDALPTAMRLMDLLGDKRFEFLFSRDDANKVRVTPQDVVIAIKDWMDENKTTSALDLVSAAGPFVDGFSDEGSAYSRYDPRYEPKNARFDSIDELYRVHGVNDRFMAAFRDRLTVYPDQNAKPNVNTDDPLMMYMAILSAADPARPDPRLRDPVFVQELISRIRAARAFSFFGTGVADFVSAIEGAGIAVNPTIKANVAGNRFLGDKSTTFTIKSVGEAGSVQKTLTAVIRLDDGLGKLVYWREE
- a CDS encoding type II secretion system protein GspJ is translated as MNRFARRGFTLLEIMIAVAITALMGAMVGMAFQTGFHAKEVIEEEADHYRMLRAAMNRMAREIGSAYVSDRYDPTRYRDQNDRPSNFIGESDQLTFTTFAHQRLYTDVKESDQAVVEYSIKTSTEKGANGRMDLMRRENPNVDDRMDRGGSTDVLFEGAKKIEFAYWDSQRKEWEDEWDTRRTEKKSILPTRVRITLTALDENGKEVRYTTQTRVMLNTELPRY
- a CDS encoding prepilin-type N-terminal cleavage/methylation domain-containing protein; translation: MRRTRGFTLLETVVALAILALALMAIFDINSGAVANHAYAKKLTVATLLARSKMTDIEQKLYDEGFSNDDQEESGDFSEEGWDNFKWRAKIVAPRTDGVSPEQLIGAIFNLPIGTGGDLSGIASMFGGGGGTDDKSGGSQTTTANPMAGAAMGMAQPMFTQMVQQITQTVRELHLTVYWRDGTQVESLDLVTHMVSLGAGSDRNGGFTPSNGTQPDSYNNAYVNPATGQVVSNPTRGPDGRMVDPATGQPVVPRPDFDRQRGRR
- the gspD gene encoding type II secretion system secretin GspD, which encodes MKTLPSSLLLLCLLAMAPPALAQRRNLGGQTPEAAPTDRQIAPQGGSTNPESGSTGVRPTPSCEEVRRRARYNIYFDKVDIEKLVQTVSDATCRTFILPENVRGKISILGPENGRVEVDADQFYAAFLAALDANGLSVYQHGRFLKIVDKRAAKQNPIPTLLDDEAGYTTNEQMITKLFRIKNVEVEPLRGVLQQLVSKDGDTIPYPPDIIIINDVGSNVRRLERIIDQLDTRSASDEVRIIQVQYATAQDIAATVQKLFEQKGGAPGGQVSRGPRGTPAVMTPPGGSMGETMPTVGPTGSEGAGGPVTFSQMIPDERTNKLIVVASPAAFERIQSLVRELDIPTAGTEKINVYPLENANSEELASTLQTLSQGNTSTPGRRPVPVPTAPGVPRPAGATGAAELFSGEVKISADKGTNSLVIIASQSDYRSLVKVIRQLDKPRRQVFVEAVIMEVNLDRNNDFGLNLHSGYSLATPLGTGSGLLGTKYTSSGLPPSFSLANLASFGGFLAGLQGPVIPELKALGIDIPSFGLVLHAFQQSSDVNVLSTPHLLTSDNEEAEITVGQNVPFQSGFNPTSLGTGSGLGTGLGGTTGVGSLLGSLGGLGSLYAPITRQNVELKLTIKPQINESDFIRMAITEQTEEIASTDPVLGPTTSKRSAKTTVVAKDQETVVIGGIMQERTIESVSKVPVLGDIPLLGHLFRSNNQRKAKTNLLLFLTPYIIREQSDFRRIFQRKMAERQQFVEQFYGQVAGYDVPVDFSRKSGPLGRMRRVLTTEEQKIENGGPGQAGERILRPSGGSSAPSPGSPAREVSPGPEGSMTPAPTEEPAVVPPPYTPPPPENPEELRIQPGTGDQG
- the gspE gene encoding type II secretion system ATPase GspE, with product MSLLADAPPASPIADATQVVSHGPAFLCGRPLGEILRHTSGLSEDKLQEALQHQAEKGGRLGEILVAQKILTEEDVAKALGLQLDLPYLARIFVEEVNPEVIKRVPINFAKTVRILPLFEEEEAVVIAVADPLDTTVLDHVRMLLGKDVHPRIALGSTITDAINSVYDRATNEAEQLVDQLHAENLDSIAQEIDEAKDILDDEGDEAPIIRLVNSVLFRAAKERASDIHIEPMERELMVRFRVDGVLQEIIKPPKRYQSAIVSRVKVMGQLNIAEKRLPQDGRIRIKLAGRDIDIRLSTIPTTYGERIVMRLLDKNTTLLDLTELGMASQMLEQMEHVIRRPHGIVLVTGPTGSGKTTTLYGALSRINTPDLNILTVEDPVEYQLKGIGQMAISPKIGLTFAQGLRSFLRQDPDVIMVGEIRDKETAEIAIQASLTGHLVFSTVHTNDAASAITRLVDMGVEPFLVASSLTGILAQRLVRRVCPDCRVQYSPTDEELKEIGLNRVTLRERHGVDKIYKAAGCPSCSQNGYRGRTGIYELLLVDDTVRQLALKNVDSSTIKKAAVGNGMRTLLDDGARKIAMGETTIAEVLSITQEDL
- a CDS encoding pilus assembly FimT family protein, with the protein product MTRRERGMTLIEMSIALGIAAVLFAAVTVSVGSITGAKAKASASELAGAIRSLYDTAALSGKTCRLVFELADPKADEGVTRYHAECAAGNVTTSRDRDTLLREDDRALDDARKGKTKSDPRRNFTRGSDGEPGLDELMAQEESRVDNAARFSAFTSEEIKPQRLPSGVGISVWTRQQREPADKGVAYLYFFPQGFTEKAQVYVRQGENVWTLVLSPLTGKVNIVGEALEVPRS
- a CDS encoding type II secretion system protein GspG: MTPEHAAPTQPRTEPEVRPTRKGRFIVAGVILAATAGAFGIARLTFDKTLSPLQRQARAEIRGLEGYFKSFHRITGRFPSQAENFYPLLQVGLIKEIPMDPWGRPYQYRMSERGNGYIMTYGADGVRGGKGDAADLVSGGVLSNTEEGPEEQAKEGTP
- the gspG gene encoding type II secretion system major pseudopilin GspG, giving the protein MSDKKTQQQKLRRRRRGMTLIEIMVVITILGLIMAAVGVSVIPKLEEAKQDTARMDIKTIQNAMKLYYTKKGKYPDTGTGLKALVDTNNLEKIPVDPWGNEYIYMNEGGKPVISSYGADGTQGGEGPDADISSRDATAQK